AGTTCTTCAAAAATTAGGGCTGTTATTGAGATTTTGCTGTCACAGTGTAAAATAAAGAGCCCAAGCTCAGGACTGCATGGTTCTGCAGAATGCAATGGATCTAGTGCTACAATACACACAACTGTTTCTTCTGATGTACCATTTGAAGGACCGATAAAGGCGATTGTGTTTTCACAGTGGACTGGCATGTTGGACTTAGTTGAGATGTCCTTGAAACAGTATGACATACAATATCGAAGGCTTGATGGCACCATGACTCTATCTGCAAGAGACAGGGCTGTTAGAGGATTCAACAATGACTCTGAGGTTTGGGCCCTAGCTTCTTAAAAGCCTTTCTAGTGGGTAATATTATTCTGTATAAGGGTTGAGAGGATAAAGCTGTACAGTCAGCTTGATATATTATTTTGATTTCAAAATTTGTGATATCATGATTGATAAATACTATGTTTGTTTGCCACTGGTTTATTCTGGGCTGTAAAATTAATGTTTTGATTAATTGACATCTGTGGCAGGTAGCTGTAATGTTGATGTCGTTAAAGGCAGGAAACCTTGGTTTGAATATGGTTGCTGCATGTCATGTTATCCTTTTAGATCTTTGGTGGAATCCGACCACCGAAGATCAGGCTGTTGATCGAGCACATAGAATTGGACAGACTCGTCCTGTTACTGTAACTAGAATCACCATAAAAGATACCGTGGAAGATAGAATATTGGCTCTTCAGGTTTCATTCTTTACTTCTTTATTGGTTATTTCTGCTGCCATTATTATTTGCCAACCTTGATTACATTTTGGAAGTTTGACTTGGTTTATGGATCACTAGAAAAAGCTAGAAGTCCAGAATTTAGAAATGTGGGTATTTAATTGTTACAAAGGGCAGAATCTTAATCTTCAAGCACATCAAAAAATATTGGTGGAATCTTGTCCCAAGAGTGGAAAATCGTATCCCTCATATGTGCTGATGACTGATGTGGACCCAAGATGGCCTGGTTTGTTTCTTTTAGCTTTTTGGGTATGTGAATGTTGTATAGATGAATTATGAGATGAAATTAGTCCCACTAAGGAGTGAATTATAGGTATCAAATAAAGTGCTAAGGCTCTATGTGTTTGGATTGTCAAGAAGTATGCAGTTTTGCCATCCAAGAGTTAGCGAGTGATATGTTTTTGCCTTGGAGTTGGAAGTTAAAGGCTATTATGACATAGaaacattcttcttcttcaagaatgCTTTAAGCAATTTTTGGGTTATGTGGATTGGCTTTAGGTTGAAAGCATGAGGTGAGGCATAACCTGGACACATTTCTCGGAAATTGTGCAAATTTGCATAGATTAGATTTCTAGCTCATTATGGTTTTGTATGCATCATTTATTTTTCCCTGCACTGCTTAGCTTAACTTAGAACATGTGTTCGGGCATGGACGATTGTCTCAATTAGTGTCTAATGCATTGTGATTGACCACGTTTTGtaggaggagaagagaaaaatgGTTGCATCTGCTTTTGGTGAGGATCATAGCGGTGGAACAGCAACTCGCTTGACAGTGGAAGatcttaaatatttatttatggtCTAGCACTGGACGAGCAGTTGCTTGGTTTTTGGGACTTGCATGTTTCTTACTAGAAAGTTCGTCTTGGAGAAGGAAgtagaagaaaatcaaagcGAATTTTGCTGACGGAACTCAACCTAATATTGGGCTGCACTTGAGCATCCGTGCTGTGGTATAACTTGGATCTGATGATGGCGACATTTTGCAAGTTTAGAGGTCTACAAGATTACAATGGCATTTTTGTTCTCATCAAGTGCAGATATAGCAAACAAAGTCCACCTGTAAATATTTTAGTTATTTATATGGTGTGTTTTGAACGTCTAATTTATTAGACGGTCTTCTTGTTAAATATAATATACTAGTAGTTATCTGCATTTGATATGCTCTTGATTGATGATAATCAGTAACTTAGGGATGACTGGCAACTGGCAAGCAGGGCATCTGTGAGACCATGTTAGTGGGGTTTCTATTTTGGTTGCTTTTGTGATTACCTTGCTGCAACATTTGGATGAATTTCAGGAGGTCCGACAATGGACATATGGTACGCTTCTTTATTGTTTGGAGGCATGGACTATAGAGGAAGGCCTAGAGGGGAAGCTCAACAAGGACGCGCGGTTGGGTGGCTAAACCCATTAAAGGTATATTTTCTGCACAAACTTTTCACTTTATACTGGAGTTAAGGAAGTAAAACTAGTGGGGTGGACAAAAACATGGTGATTGAACAATAGCAAAAATGCTAGCCTGATGAGTGGATGGAAAAGCAAGATGAGGAATGGACTCGAGGGGGAGAAATGTGAAACAATACTATCATGACTCACTGTTGGCTAGTTTTAACCCAACTGGGACAGTTTATCTAGGGTTTGTGCCATACCTATAATcgttttctttaattattaaattttgTGGAATAATTTTCTTGGATATTTTCTGAATTTGTTTCCAAATCTGTTGAGGTTTTTGTTTCCCCCAACCCGCTGGCTATGTATAACTCCCGCTTGTGCTTGAATCATCCTTCTCGCCCCCAAACACTTTAGTATGTGgcatgatgtatttttttttaacaaaagaaAGGTCAAGAAGAATAAGGAGAATGTGAATAATGCCCGAGACCTCCTAAATATAACTTTCATTTTATCTCCAATCAGTATGAACGGTTGGATATTAAGTTGGTTTTATaaatgtgtttataatcaatgattatttcacaTGACACGTAGATTTGAGGTAAAATGTGGTTTGTATTTTCGGATCGGTAGCATTACGTAGAAGAATAATTGCTGGGTCCAAGTTAGTCAGTTTATGCTACGCCTGGTTGTGGCAGAAGTTGACAGATGAAGGGCTTTTTCAAAAGTGGATGGCCATCCATGTCTGGAAATTGATATTGAGCCAAAATATCCAAAAAAGGGTATATACCTATTGATCCTAATTTCCAAGCAAAGGTTACATTGCTTTTCTTGATTCCCCCTTTCACCATTTTCACTAAACAATTTCTCCCTTTGTGGGTCCTAAAGTGCCTTCCCAAGCTCCATACTAGGAGGTTAATTGAACCCAAATAggattatctctctctctcgagtttgaaaagattgaaaaagaaagcaaagataACTTTGTAAAAGTCATTACTTGAACGCACTCCAACTTAAGGTTAGAATACAGTGAGTCCACAGTGGTGGTTTCACATGCCCACCCCACTAGAGTGGTGGCTCCCCCGCCCTGCTGTGCCTCTCATGATTTAAATTCTCAGCACTATTACTCCTGTGACAAATGAAAGCTGTGAGGCAATGAGAAGATTCTGCATTGTGTTAAATTTTTTGACTCCATGCAGGGTTTTGACTCTCCTTTTTTAACTTTATTTATTAACTTTGCATGATTACATGCTTGTCCTCCACTTCATTACTAGATGCACACACTAAGTAATACATAAACCACATTCTAATAATACCGGATTAAGACTTTATACATCTTATCTTTCCCCGAACCAGGTATCATTTTGGAGTCTTGCACACTAAGAAGCACTAGATATATAGATACATGACTTCATATATATCATATTGACTAAGACTATCAAAATATGGTTAATTATATGATTTGACCAAAAATAATAGCTCTACTAGTTTAACTAGCACACGTTGGGGCCAAATCCCACAAACCCATTGGCTCCAtcaaaagaaatttggatcccTTCTTGTTGGATGTTCCCTATGATGGATAGTCCGGATGGGGATGGAGAAAATCCGAAACAAAATGTACCCGAATCATCAACCGGAACTAGGAAGTTCCTTGCTGGAAGGGTCAGGATTGGCCCGCTTGAGAAGTAAAATGACACGGTTGGGACCCGGACCGATACGAACCCGGATAGGTCATAACAAGTATCGAATATGGATCTTCCGGAGGCTCGGGGGAGGGCTCCGGTTTCTGTGATAAAAGCATCACGGAATGCCGCGTAAGCAACTGTAGGTAGTCTTGTAACTGCCGTTCCTGTGTCCATAACAACACCTCCATACCCTAATTCTGTTAGCCGGAAAACATCTTCGGATACGGGTAACCGGGTGCCTCCAACTCCAAGGCCCGACAGCCCCACGTAGTAGAAACTTGGAGCCCGTGGGTTACGGATCAAAGGTATCCATGCAGCCCCAACGGGCATGGCTTCACGACCCAATTCTAATGACCCGGATGAACCCGAACCCCGAGTCACTAAACAGTAGCTAAAAGCATCACCGGTTTGACCCGTTAATTGACCCACAAGTGACATGGATCCACCTCCGAGACCCAATAACCCGGCAGCACCAACAAACATGCCTTGGTTCATATGCCCGCACCCAATCGCCACATTATGAACTACGGTTCGATCAAACGTCAGCGTTTCGAGCGCGACGGTACCCTTTGTGAAGGACCCATCACCGTATGAAACCTCGTACCGACACCGACCCGCATGACAACCCGCGTTGTCGACCCGATCGCAAACGGCGGAGCTGCAAGAAACTCCGGTGAAAGAAGTGGATTTAGAGGGGTCAAATACAGGATCTGATTGACGGTAACATTGACTACAAGGCTGACACTGAACCCACACAATGTCACTACCGGAATCAATCACCATGTATTGACTCCTCGGTGGACTACCCACTCCAATTCTCACAAAATACTCTCCACTTCCTTGCTCCATACCCGAAACCACCTCCGACCCGAAATCCTCCACCTTGTAAACGGCGTAGCCATTTGAGATTCGGCGAATAAGACTGGACACCCTTTTCGCGTCTCTTTTCATTCGTGCAACAAAACGGTGATTATGGTTGTGGGTTTTGTTGGAGACTGAGATTTTGTCCCTGTGAACAAGTCTtagcttccattttttctctCCACTTTCACTGCTAACTTGGTGGCCTAGTTCATTGAATTGGGAAACTTGGGAGGGCTTGGTTTTAGTCTCTGTGATTGAGTCTTTGATGTTGAAGTCTTGGTAATTGGGGTGTGATGTAGTGGTAGTGGTGATGACAAGTAGTGGCATAACCACCGCCAAGAAGAGTAGTGTTTGGAAGGATACCAATACCATGGTTTATGGTTTATTGAGTTTTTCTTGGGTGGTGGTTTTGGGGTATGGACTGATGGAGTTGGGGAGGGATTTATTTGGGGAGTGTGTGGAGGGAAAAGTGAAAGGATTGAGGTTGACCCGTGGCGAGACCTTTTTCAGTCCCACCCCATTCCAATCTCATTTCGTCCCATCCCTCACACAATTTCATGTGAGACAAGTAGagcccacaaattcacttgaattttGTGCATTCAATATAGTAGTTATCTACAGAATTTCATGTGATACAAGTAgagctcacgaattcacttgaatctcgTGCATTCAACGCAGCCGTTAAAGATAACTTCGACACCAGTTTCTGTCTTTCTGATATCTTAATCATTTTCGTAAGTATTTTGAACCCTCTTGCAAACAACCCTAGCCTCATCCTATGCCTCCCAACTTCTCAGTCACCTGCCATATATGGCACCAGCTCATCATCCAAACCATAGTCATCTTGCGAACATCCTATTCCCAAGGCTTTAGCTAATACCTCATATACATGTTGTGCTTGGCACTCAGGTCTAAAGTTAAAGAACAAAagaatttcacatttttgccaGGTTTCATCTTCAAGAAATCCCAAATTCTGTGTTGAAGAATATATATAGGTTTTATTGCATTAATGAGTTGGTATAGTATAAATTCAGTTCTGTCATTTCTCAATTTTTCACGTGACTTGCACATGATATACTACTATTTATTgccatcaaaatttaaaattaaattttattttcagtttACATGTGTCAATTAACTAGAGGCCGGGTAGGAATCTTTCATGGGTGGGAATGGAATTAAGGAATTCCTGTGGGTTCGTCTCCACGACtgtttttggaattttgttCTTGGATTGATTGGGAGTTTGAAAGAGAAGTGTTTTCTGTGTGGCGCCCTTGTTCATGcaactttctttcttctttttaaggGTGAGACTTGACAAATTTTGCTTTGTCTACCTTCACTTTTCctccttaattttatttttgtaatttttaagacaaaaaatttatgatggGCTGccctaattaattgttttaggtTATTTTATAAAAGTGCTttggtcttcttttttttatgatagGAGAAGGGGATGAAGATGTttgaactcgagacctctatgaaaTATCATACACATAAGTGTCTTCTGAATTACTCGTGATTCTCAAAAATTACTTTTGTCTCTGCTTACTTGATATTTGGGAAATTGTATTTGTAACAAGTAAAATctgttaattataattattttttatgacgAGGGAACTATGAGCCTTTAGCTCACGTAAATTCTTTATACCGTCCATTTCTCTTCAAATGCCTCGACAAATTGCAAAATATTGTATTACAactaaaaaaaactataaaaaaaggttttaaaaaatatttataatgtagTTTCAAAACCCATCTTTTGaatttccaaacaaaaaaaacactaattttatttctttttggcTGGGGATCCAAATAAAGCAATTGATTGATCACTGAACACGCAATGATTAACTTTTTAAGTTGACTGATATGGTTTTGTAAATGTAATATGTTCATAATCATGATACTACAATCCATGGAACTTCTTCCAATCTATTGCAGGCCAGAAAAACATCTgcaaatgactatatatatgtatatgtatatatatatatatatatatatacacacatacagtGATACAGAcacagagagacagagacacCGACTTTTGTTGGTCTGCTATAGCTTGGTAAAGAAAAGCCCTTATTAGTTATTAGTTGAGTGGAAACTTAGTGTATCATAAAGAGCACAAAGAGAATTCTATATCAACTTTTCTGTAGTTGTTATTAGCCTTTTCATTAGAAACCTTGATAGGTAGATAAAGTTACATTAAAATAGTATTATGGCCTTCAAACCCATAGAAAACTTTGGATAATTAAAGtaccttctttttcttgattgtattctctctcctctcttttttcccctcACAACTTTTATTTGATTACCTTGCATGTAAACCATTTTTCATATATACAAGCATGCgattaattttactttttaacCCTTCGTGAGTGGAAAATATTAGATatcacacaaatatatatatatatatatatatagagagagagagagccattCTCACATGCAGATGTCCGTAAATATAATtgtttagagcatccacaatgggaagaatttgaagtacttgagatgatactttcttgataagttaagtgctagatgttcacaatgggtataatggagtgtatttcaagtacttgaaatgttacttttttgataaatatagtgctacatacacacaatgggtgaaaaattacacttgaaaatttagttgtggaaaaaggatacttgagagttggagtatgtatataggtGATGAATattgaagagagaggtgatgaatagtgaagagagaggtgatgaaaaggaagagagagatgataaaaaggaagaaagagaagatgaaaagaagagagagatatgaaaaagaagagaaagatgataaaaaggaagagagagaaaatagagaaagtgagtatgaagtgttggaatgtatggagtgttgatgaataatgtatattgtgggattcactcatccaattaaattgtgccacgtaggatagatgagaagagagagaatgattttgaagtgctggatatttggtgcatcactgtggatgctctaatacGACCCGCTATTTCACGGACATCAAGGAGCATGTTAGAATAATAACTATATATGTCTCCCACTGTTTCAGCGCACTATTTCAACACTAGGATTGTGGACGGACGTCTGGTGTCAGAataagtgtgtgtgtatatgtatttatctatcacctttccttcttcttttttgtatttgttaagtatgcatgcatataatacatataaacatgttgctgtgattaagtattttctggcataaaacataaaattaaaaggaaCTAATTATGTATATTGGTATGCAAGTTAATAAAAATAGGCAACAACTTCTTAAATTCTATTcatcaaaataatttttgattATATATTCTGATACAATTTTTCCCACAAACAAATGTTAACCTTCtagtactcaaaaaaaaattattaacctTCTATGCCCACACCCGATCGATTGCGAGATTGCATGATTAATTGAGGCTACTTTGTGAATTgtagatataatatatatatatatatatatatatatatatatgcctcaattattaaaaaattctTTGGTTGTAGACTTTACTTTTCATATATTCATCTTTTAATGTTGTTCACTAAACCAATGTGAATGATGACATACCCTATTCACGCGTGATGTTAACCTACCGTTCACTTTCCACTAGTGATTAAAATTGTAGAATATGTTTGTGTAATACTTATATATATCACACATGTATATGCACTATTTATGCGCATTTCTATTTAGGGTGGTAAGAAATTACCCGAAAAATTAAATAGAATGGTTAACCGACCGAACAatcaattattttcaaaaaattatttagtgACAATCAACCGAATTATCAAAATAACCGTCGATAACTGATCAATTGTTCAGTTAAATTCTtgtaaaaaaacccaaaaaaatgacCGTTTACACAATTATACCCCTACTTCTAATTCACATTGTTCaattatatacacaaacatGAATTTTCCATGAGTTTACCTGACGTGGGTGGTTTGTGGATTAATATGCAAGCTAGATGAATTTACCCAATATGCACCGAAAGGATAAATAACTATGAATTCTTAATTATTTAAAACCCTACTACCTTCAACAAAATTTTCTTCATAATTTGTTCTCTAAACCTCTCCCAATTTTTAAAACTTAGGTACTTGGGCTTTTGGGTTGTGAACTACGTAATATTTTATATGAGAATGGAAGTTCAACTCATATAGTGCTTGACATCCTTTTCATACATTTAACTTTAAAATCCAAGGGAAAGTCATGTTTCTTTTGTCATGcatgcaacatatatatatataaaattaaccTTTTGAGTGTTAATTATTAGTGTAAAAAGTTTAATTAGTTTAAAAGTAAAAGATTGCTTGtgatatcatattttataacCTGTAATGGCGGCTGAGCTCACTAATTTTGGCTTAATTCTACTACAATAATATCAACTTATTAGATTTGTATCAAACCCAATTCAACCCCTAATTGGGATCTTATCATCAAGAAATCTCACCACTTCAAACACAAAGAATGTAACTTCATATCAATCCattcatacacacacacacacagagataaatatatatatatatatatatatatgtatagagagAGGATTTCTCGCATAAGGGTCTaatataagggtgtaaaataagggttacattttaatggtgtggatgaatgagatgacaagtggggtccactgctttgggtctcacatgtttcaaatcaatggtgtaaacataaacccttattttacactcttacattaaacccttatgtgagaatttctatatatatatatccttcatACTTGACTAATTTGGGATTTCAATATGTTATGTACCACAACCTTAAGGAATCCCAAGGGGTGTCATTGAATTGCATAATTGATCTCTAATAGTTAAttaaaacattgaatattttttaatacgaactatttttaaaaatttttaaaaagaaattgatatatatatatatatatactccctccctcccattttaattgttccCTTCAATTTTAtacacagtttaagaaattgcattactccccttcaatttaacatttataccctcatttatagaggacaattaagatgtcaatgactcattgggaattcactccattaatttttcaatttaagagtaaataagggtaagatgaaaaaaatggatgaaattagttttaattaattgaaatgggcatacattttgggacatcccaaaaaagaatagaggacaattaaaatgggacggagggaatatatatatatcaaattgaCAACAAAATTGGTTGATAGTACAATCAAAGA
The window above is part of the Tripterygium wilfordii isolate XIE 37 chromosome 3, ASM1340144v1, whole genome shotgun sequence genome. Proteins encoded here:
- the LOC119985763 gene encoding protein ASPARTIC PROTEASE IN GUARD CELL 2-like, whose product is MVLVSFQTLLFLAVVMPLLVITTTTTSHPNYQDFNIKDSITETKTKPSQVSQFNELGHQVSSESGEKKWKLRLVHRDKISVSNKTHNHNHRFVARMKRDAKRVSSLIRRISNGYAVYKVEDFGSEVVSGMEQGSGEYFVRIGVGSPPRSQYMVIDSGSDIVWVQCQPCSQCYRQSDPVFDPSKSTSFTGVSCSSAVCDRVDNAGCHAGRCRYEVSYGDGSFTKGTVALETLTFDRTVVHNVAIGCGHMNQGMFVGAAGLLGLGGGSMSLVGQLTGQTGDAFSYCLVTRGSGSSGSLELGREAMPVGAAWIPLIRNPRAPSFYYVGLSGLGVGGTRLPVSEDVFRLTELGYGGVVMDTGTAVTRLPTVAYAAFRDAFITETGALPRASGRSIFDTCYDLSGFVSVRVPTVSFYFSSGPILTLPARNFLVPVDDSGTFCFGFSPSPSGLSIIGNIQQEGIQISFDGANGFVGFGPNVC